The genomic stretch CTCGAAGACCTCGATGCTGCCTTCCCCGACTCCGCCCCTGGCGAATTCCGACCTGGCGCCGTTGACCAGTTTCTCGGCGAGATCGGCGTAGAAGCTGCCGACGCAGATCGCGTAACGGTCTTCAGCCATTCTTCTTTTCGGCCGCTTTGTCCTGGACCTTTTCGTCGTGGATCATCTCGTCGTCGAGCGGCAGCCCCTGATGATGGAGCGCGTGACCCATGCGGTCGCGCTTGGTCTGGAGGTAGGCCTCGTTGTGCGGATTCGGCGGGGCCTCGATCTTGATCTGCTCGGTGACGCTCAGCCCGTGGCCTTCGAGGCCGATGATCTTCTTCGGGTTGTTGGTCAGGATGCGGATCTCGCGCAAGCCGAGGTCGCGGAGGATCTGGGCGCCGATGCCGTAGTCGCGCAGATCAGCTGGCAGGCCGAGCTTGAGGTTGGCGTCGACCGTGTCGAATCCTTCGTCCTGGAGCTTGTATGCCCGCAGCTTGTTGAGCAGCCCGATGCCGCGTCCTTCCTGCGACAGGTAGAGCAGGACTCCGCGTCCCTCCTCTTCGATCATCGCCATCGCCGCTTCCAGCTGTTCGCCGCAATCGCAGCGCATGCTGTGGAAGACGTCGCCAGTGAGGCATTCGCTGTGGACCCGGATCAGGACCGGTTCGGCGGTCGTCACATCGCCCTTGACCATCGCGACGTGGTGCTTTTCATCGACCAGCGAGCGATAACCGACCGCCCGGAAGTCGCCGTGGGTGGTCGGCAATGCCGTCTCCACCACTCTCTCCACCAGCTTCTCGTTACCGCGCCGGTACTTGATCAGGTCGGCGATCGTGATCATCTTCAAGTAGTGCTTCCCGGCGTACGACTTGAGGTCGTTGACGCGGGCCATGGTGCCGTCTTCGTTCATCACCTCGCAGATCACGCCGGCCGGGGTGAGACCGGCGAGGCGGGCGAGGTCGACGCTGGCCTCGGTGTGGCCGGTGCGCTCCAGCACGCCACCCTGTTTGGCCTTCAGCGGGAAGACGTGGCCGGGGACGACGATGTCGCGAGGACCGGCGTC from Thermoleophilia bacterium encodes the following:
- a CDS encoding bifunctional 3,4-dihydroxy-2-butanone-4-phosphate synthase/GTP cyclohydrolase II, with amino-acid sequence MSSSEQESGGTGGTGVTEEKSPFATIEEALEDIRAGRMVIVADDEDRENEGDLVMAAQFATPEAINFMVKEARGLVCLALMPQRCEQLGLSLMTAKNEAPLETAFTVSIEAASGVTTGISAHDRAHTVQVAIDPDAGPRDIVVPGHVFPLKAKQGGVLERTGHTEASVDLARLAGLTPAGVICEVMNEDGTMARVNDLKSYAGKHYLKMITIADLIKYRRGNEKLVERVVETALPTTHGDFRAVGYRSLVDEKHHVAMVKGDVTTAEPVLIRVHSECLTGDVFHSMRCDCGEQLEAAMAMIEEEGRGVLLYLSQEGRGIGLLNKLRAYKLQDEGFDTVDANLKLGLPADLRDYGIGAQILRDLGLREIRILTNNPKKIIGLEGHGLSVTEQIKIEAPPNPHNEAYLQTKRDRMGHALHHQGLPLDDEMIHDEKVQDKAAEKKNG